In Thermococcus stetteri, the following proteins share a genomic window:
- a CDS encoding TasA family protein — translation MKRIMSVTLATLLIFLVGLRLGVSYFSDVAKSTGNEFSTGEFDIGISRDSERYYDAYKVFEFGNLLPGEEKTIRFYIKNRGDYPVSRISMILNVTDREDGRPSKAEALVDSTPDVGELSKYLIVKDIRVSFNGTVVNLDRYAGKSLQDLNGTPIRLFEGKLAEGKAIEVTIRVELAPDAGNDCQTDTAEVAMLITAFQ, via the coding sequence ATGAAACGAATTATGAGCGTTACACTGGCAACCTTGCTGATCTTCCTTGTGGGTCTCAGGTTGGGTGTCTCGTACTTCAGCGACGTGGCTAAGTCCACTGGCAACGAGTTTTCAACGGGCGAGTTCGATATTGGGATAAGCAGAGATAGTGAAAGGTACTACGATGCCTACAAGGTCTTCGAGTTTGGGAACCTCCTGCCTGGAGAAGAGAAGACGATCCGCTTTTACATCAAGAACCGCGGCGACTATCCGGTTTCAAGGATCTCGATGATTCTCAACGTGACCGACCGGGAGGACGGAAGGCCCTCCAAGGCTGAAGCGCTAGTGGACAGCACACCAGACGTTGGTGAACTCAGCAAGTATCTGATAGTTAAGGACATCAGGGTATCTTTTAACGGGACGGTTGTGAACCTCGACCGCTACGCTGGAAAATCCCTTCAGGATCTTAACGGCACGCCTATACGCCTTTTTGAAGGCAAGTTAGCTGAAGGCAAAGCCATAGAAGTTACCATCCGTGTAGAGCTCGCCCCCGATGCGGGAAACGACTGCCAGACTGACACGGCCGAAGTGGCCATGCTCATAACAGCATTCCAGTGA
- a CDS encoding diacylglycerol/polyprenol kinase family protein, which produces MSIRSELKRKALHLTGLTVPAIYLCCGKTSTLIFIGLAFTLFVVLEPFRIIEEWRDRIKYRLLNIYPSPELGRGIELIENHIEAITRPHERERVAAHIYFAVASFIVVYFFPMKVAVGAITVATLGDALAAIIGKSLGRHRFSNGKSLEGSLAYFITALLVLIPLMGLIPSLVGAAVGTLVEFYNLPPDDNFSNQLAVSLAVYLASVAL; this is translated from the coding sequence GTGAGCATAAGAAGCGAGCTGAAGCGTAAGGCGCTTCACCTCACTGGGCTTACAGTACCTGCTATTTACCTCTGCTGCGGCAAAACATCGACCCTCATCTTCATTGGGTTGGCCTTTACTCTCTTCGTTGTGCTTGAGCCCTTCAGGATAATCGAGGAATGGAGGGATAGGATAAAGTACCGCCTCCTGAACATTTATCCATCTCCCGAGCTCGGCAGGGGGATTGAGCTTATAGAAAACCACATCGAGGCGATAACGAGGCCTCATGAACGTGAGAGGGTTGCGGCGCACATCTACTTCGCGGTGGCTTCCTTCATCGTCGTGTACTTCTTCCCGATGAAAGTTGCTGTGGGCGCCATAACCGTTGCGACTCTGGGCGATGCTCTAGCTGCCATAATAGGCAAGAGCCTTGGGAGGCACCGCTTCTCAAACGGAAAGAGCCTTGAGGGAAGTCTCGCGTACTTTATTACGGCTTTGCTGGTTCTGATTCCTCTCATGGGGCTTATTCCTTCTTTAGTTGGTGCGGCTGTCGGTACCCTCGTGGAGTTCTACAACCTTCCACCAGATGACAACTTTTCAAACCAGCTGGCCGTTTCACTGGCTGTGTATTTGGCATCGGTAGCGCTTTGA
- a CDS encoding HAD family hydrolase, whose product MLVITDLDDTLCNTWEAGKKTLLEALLFLFRKRKFRAIAYFLLKKYRRFESSEKAHLMDLDELVETVFRDVYPDASDEEIREVVSFVERAFFSHLHLFLDAVPFLSGLKKLGAKIVLLTDSSTEWQRKKLEVLGISEYFDGIIISGETGHSKLEDYNFRLALQKFPSSEVYVVGDRDETDMRGGRAIGATTILVRRGYFKSRKVRFADYVVNNLLEALEVINREHKKRAEA is encoded by the coding sequence ATGCTGGTAATCACCGACCTCGATGATACCCTCTGCAACACGTGGGAGGCGGGGAAAAAGACCCTGCTGGAGGCACTCCTGTTCCTGTTCAGGAAAAGAAAGTTCAGGGCCATAGCCTACTTCCTCCTTAAAAAGTACCGTCGATTTGAAAGCTCTGAGAAAGCCCATCTGATGGATTTAGACGAGCTTGTTGAGACAGTCTTTAGAGACGTTTACCCTGATGCCTCCGATGAGGAGATCAGAGAGGTTGTGTCCTTTGTTGAGCGTGCCTTTTTTAGCCATCTCCATCTTTTCCTGGACGCGGTACCGTTTCTCTCCGGCCTGAAGAAGCTCGGGGCAAAAATCGTTCTCTTGACCGACTCATCAACTGAGTGGCAGAGGAAAAAGCTTGAAGTCCTCGGCATCTCCGAGTATTTTGATGGGATTATCATAAGCGGTGAGACAGGCCACAGCAAGCTTGAGGACTACAACTTCAGGCTTGCCCTTCAAAAGTTCCCATCCAGCGAGGTGTACGTGGTTGGGGACAGGGATGAGACGGACATGCGTGGTGGCAGAGCGATTGGGGCCACCACCATACTGGTTCGCAGGGGCTACTTCAAGTCCCGAAAGGTTAGGTTCGCCGATTACGTCGTGAATAACCTTCTTGAGGCTCTGGAGGTGATAAACCGTGAGCATAAGAAGCGAGCTGAAGCGTAA
- a CDS encoding cation diffusion facilitator family transporter, which translates to MEELYRPIWVSIAGNLLLSVLKLVVGFLYSSIALISDGAHSLSDVVTSVIGYLGMKVSSKPPDKSHPFGHSRFEPLVAFIIGEALLLVAYEIGRDSVFRLLKGELIEVNSLMLGVTVVSILAKEAMFRYSLHVGRKLNSQILVADAYHHRSDALSSVAVLVGLGLQRLGFRCGDALAGLVVAGFLVKVSAEIILENVGYLTGSSPPFEVCEEIRERALSVPNVLGVHDLRAHYVGNKLHVELHIEVPPDLSLKEAHDVSEEVRKRIEEMPEVERAFVHVDIKGVTK; encoded by the coding sequence TTGGAGGAGCTCTACCGCCCGATATGGGTCTCGATAGCTGGAAACCTTCTCCTCTCAGTGCTCAAGCTAGTCGTTGGGTTTCTCTACTCGAGCATAGCCCTGATTTCGGACGGAGCCCACTCCCTCAGCGACGTGGTCACGAGCGTCATCGGCTACCTCGGGATGAAGGTTTCCTCGAAGCCCCCTGACAAAAGCCACCCCTTTGGGCACTCCCGCTTTGAACCCCTCGTGGCCTTCATTATAGGTGAGGCTCTCCTCCTGGTGGCCTACGAGATCGGGAGGGATTCAGTCTTCAGGCTTCTCAAGGGAGAACTCATCGAGGTAAACTCCCTAATGCTCGGAGTTACTGTCGTTTCAATCCTTGCAAAGGAGGCGATGTTCAGGTACTCCCTCCACGTCGGCAGGAAGCTCAACAGCCAGATCCTCGTTGCCGATGCGTATCACCACAGGAGCGACGCCCTCAGCAGCGTTGCGGTTCTCGTGGGTCTCGGCCTCCAGAGGCTCGGCTTCAGGTGCGGCGATGCCCTCGCCGGGCTGGTTGTTGCAGGCTTCCTCGTCAAGGTCTCGGCTGAGATAATCCTCGAGAACGTTGGCTATCTCACAGGAAGCTCTCCACCCTTCGAGGTCTGCGAGGAAATAAGAGAGCGCGCCTTGAGCGTCCCAAACGTCCTCGGCGTCCACGACCTTAGGGCGCACTACGTAGGGAACAAGCTCCACGTTGAGCTCCACATCGAGGTTCCACCAGATTTGAGCCTGAAGGAAGCCCATGATGTCAGCGAAGAGGTTAGGAAGAGGATCGAGGAGATGCCTGAAGTTGAAAGGGCCTTCGTCCACGTGGACATAAAGGGGGTTACAAAATAG
- a CDS encoding alpha-amylase/4-alpha-glucanotransferase domain-containing protein: MEMVNFIFGIHNHQPLGNFGWVMESAYERSYRPFMETLEEYPNMKVAVHYSGPLLEWIRDNRPEHLDLLRSLVRKGQLEIVVAGFYEPVLASIPKEDRIVQIEKLKEFARELGYEAKGVWLTERVWQPELVKSLRAAGIEYVVVDDYHFMSAGLSKEELFWPYYTEDGGEVISVFPIDEKLRYLIPFRPVEKTIEYLHSLDDGDESKVAVFHDDGEKFGVWPGTHEWVYEKGWLREFFDRVSSDERINLMLYSEYLSRFRPKGLVYLPIASYFEMSEWSLPAKQAKLFVEFVEKLKEQGQFEKYRVFVRGGIWKNFFFKYPESNYMHKRMLMVSKAVRDNPEAREFILRAQCNDAYWHGVFGGVYLPHLRRAVWENLINANSYVKTGNFVRDIDFDGREEVFIENENFYAVFKPAYGGALFELSSKKKAVNYNDVLARRWEHYHEVPEAATPEEESGEGVASIHELGKKIPDEIRRELAYDSHLRAILQDHFLDPETTLDEYRLNRYVELGDFVTGAYDFSLIENGITLERDGSVAKKPARVEKSVRLTEDGFIVDYTVRSDAKALFGVELNLAVHSVMEEPAEFEAEKFEVNDPYCIGRVEVELDRKARIWKYPIKTLSQSEAGWDFIQQGVSYTVLFPVEGELRFRLRFREL; encoded by the coding sequence ATGGAGATGGTGAACTTCATATTCGGAATACACAACCATCAGCCCCTCGGGAACTTCGGCTGGGTGATGGAGAGCGCATACGAGAGGTCTTACAGGCCCTTCATGGAGACACTTGAGGAGTACCCAAACATGAAGGTCGCCGTCCACTACTCCGGCCCGCTCCTCGAGTGGATAAGGGACAACAGGCCCGAGCACCTAGATTTGCTCCGCTCACTCGTCAGGAAGGGCCAGCTTGAGATAGTCGTTGCCGGCTTCTACGAGCCCGTTCTTGCCTCGATTCCGAAGGAAGACAGAATAGTTCAGATCGAGAAGCTCAAGGAGTTCGCCAGAGAGCTCGGCTACGAGGCGAAGGGTGTCTGGCTCACCGAGCGCGTCTGGCAGCCGGAACTTGTGAAGAGTCTCCGCGCGGCCGGGATAGAGTACGTCGTCGTTGACGACTACCACTTCATGAGCGCCGGCCTCTCGAAGGAGGAGCTTTTCTGGCCCTACTACACCGAGGACGGCGGTGAGGTCATATCCGTCTTCCCGATAGACGAGAAGCTCCGCTATCTAATCCCCTTCCGCCCGGTTGAGAAGACCATCGAGTACCTCCACTCCCTCGACGACGGCGACGAGAGCAAGGTTGCCGTCTTCCACGACGACGGTGAGAAGTTCGGGGTCTGGCCCGGAACCCACGAGTGGGTCTACGAGAAGGGCTGGCTCAGGGAGTTCTTCGACAGGGTCTCCAGCGACGAGAGGATAAACCTCATGCTCTACTCAGAGTACCTCTCCCGCTTCAGGCCAAAGGGCCTCGTTTACCTTCCGATAGCTTCCTACTTCGAGATGAGCGAGTGGAGCCTTCCGGCGAAGCAGGCCAAGCTCTTCGTCGAGTTCGTCGAGAAGCTCAAGGAGCAGGGCCAGTTTGAGAAGTACCGCGTCTTCGTCCGCGGCGGAATCTGGAAGAACTTCTTCTTCAAGTACCCGGAGAGCAACTACATGCACAAGAGGATGCTGATGGTGAGCAAGGCAGTCAGGGACAATCCGGAAGCGAGGGAGTTCATCCTCAGGGCCCAGTGCAACGACGCCTACTGGCATGGTGTCTTCGGCGGTGTCTACCTCCCGCACCTCCGCAGGGCCGTCTGGGAGAACCTTATAAATGCCAACAGTTACGTCAAGACAGGAAACTTCGTCAGGGACATCGACTTCGACGGCAGAGAGGAGGTCTTCATTGAGAACGAGAACTTCTACGCCGTCTTCAAACCAGCATACGGTGGGGCCCTCTTCGAGCTCAGCTCAAAGAAAAAGGCAGTGAACTACAACGACGTGCTCGCGAGAAGGTGGGAGCACTACCACGAGGTTCCGGAGGCAGCAACGCCGGAAGAGGAGAGCGGTGAAGGCGTCGCCAGCATACACGAGCTTGGCAAGAAGATACCCGACGAGATAAGGCGCGAGCTCGCCTACGACAGCCACCTGAGGGCCATCCTGCAGGACCACTTCCTCGATCCAGAGACAACGCTCGACGAGTACAGGCTGAACCGCTACGTCGAGCTTGGAGACTTCGTTACGGGTGCCTACGACTTCAGCCTCATTGAGAACGGGATAACCCTTGAGCGCGACGGAAGCGTGGCCAAAAAGCCCGCCCGCGTCGAGAAGTCGGTTAGATTGACCGAAGACGGCTTCATAGTGGACTACACCGTCAGAAGCGACGCTAAGGCCCTCTTCGGCGTTGAACTGAACCTCGCCGTCCACAGCGTCATGGAGGAACCGGCCGAGTTCGAGGCGGAGAAGTTCGAGGTGAACGACCCCTACTGCATCGGAAGGGTTGAGGTAGAGCTGGACAGAAAGGCAAGAATTTGGAAGTACCCGATAAAGACCCTCAGCCAGAGCGAGGCCGGGTGGGACTTCATCCAGCAGGGCGTCAGCTACACCGTCCTGTTCCCAGTTGAGGGTGAGCTGAGGTTCAGGCTCCGCTTTAGGGAGCTTTGA
- a CDS encoding cation:proton antiporter: MKFLGYLAILLVVAKSIEWAFEKMEIHPILAHVLTGILLGPFALGIVKPGEGIEVLAQFGLIMMMLYMGLTSNFSAIAQNTKKATFVAVLGVAFSFILGFATVYLFGKGFSAAVFVGVTLGNTAIEVTSGVLVKERVNRRVSAILMGAAFADDILAVYLIGIITGMTSGNFNAQSLLILTGKIFAFIIATLLVSEYIFKRSRWFYSVVRNLNVFFTFTLILTFFLAIIAEWVGLNQIIGAYLAGLTISRLRERKDPLVVTRIKLNELIGDLQVVLTEFFMPLFFIYVGLMFNPPIKDINVLLILALYSSAVLGKLIGCGLGSKLVGLSWEDSIAVGIGMGGRGSLELAILTFGLSTGLIDQGIFASVIIVSMLTALTTPIFFKTYLKRQRLKADES, from the coding sequence GTGAAGTTCCTAGGCTACCTTGCAATCCTTCTAGTGGTAGCGAAGAGCATAGAATGGGCCTTTGAGAAGATGGAGATACACCCAATCCTAGCCCACGTCCTAACTGGAATCCTCCTTGGGCCGTTTGCACTCGGGATTGTAAAACCGGGAGAGGGCATTGAAGTGCTGGCCCAGTTCGGGCTGATAATGATGATGCTCTACATGGGGCTGACCAGCAACTTCTCGGCAATAGCACAGAACACGAAGAAAGCCACGTTCGTGGCCGTTCTCGGGGTTGCTTTCTCGTTCATACTGGGATTTGCCACGGTGTACCTGTTTGGGAAGGGGTTCTCGGCGGCGGTGTTCGTTGGTGTAACCCTTGGCAATACGGCTATCGAGGTCACAAGCGGCGTCCTGGTTAAGGAGAGGGTGAACAGAAGGGTCTCGGCCATACTCATGGGGGCGGCGTTCGCGGATGATATACTGGCAGTCTACCTCATAGGTATCATAACCGGCATGACGAGCGGGAACTTCAACGCCCAGTCCCTCCTTATCCTGACAGGGAAAATCTTTGCCTTCATAATTGCGACGCTCCTGGTTTCGGAGTACATATTCAAGCGCTCCAGGTGGTTCTACAGCGTAGTCAGGAACCTCAACGTCTTCTTTACATTTACACTCATCCTAACGTTTTTCTTAGCCATAATAGCGGAGTGGGTTGGCCTGAACCAGATAATAGGGGCGTACCTGGCAGGTTTAACCATAAGTAGGCTCCGCGAGAGAAAAGATCCTCTCGTCGTTACTAGGATAAAGCTCAACGAACTCATAGGAGACCTCCAGGTTGTCCTCACGGAGTTCTTCATGCCACTGTTCTTTATCTACGTCGGCCTGATGTTCAACCCCCCCATTAAAGACATCAACGTGCTACTCATTTTGGCCCTCTACTCCTCGGCCGTTCTCGGCAAGCTGATCGGCTGTGGTCTTGGCTCAAAGCTAGTTGGCCTCTCATGGGAGGATTCAATAGCCGTTGGAATCGGGATGGGTGGTAGGGGAAGTCTGGAGCTGGCCATCCTAACGTTCGGTCTCAGCACGGGCCTGATAGACCAGGGCATCTTCGCGAGTGTTATAATAGTGTCAATGCTGACAGCACTAACAACGCCAATATTCTTCAAGACATACCTGAAGAGGCAAAGGCTTAAAGCCGATGAGAGCTAG
- a CDS encoding dihydroorotate dehydrogenase electron transfer subunit has translation MYRVVTIEETWDVAKDVRAFRFDDSIEFTPGQFIMAWLPGVGEKPFSLAWKDMIVVKRVGPFTTELFKLKEGDRLWVRGPYGHGFTRKGKRIALVGGGIGIPPLYAFARKNRGEFEHVTLIYGARSEDELSLMDIENYVDEVVITTDDGSAGRKGFPTEVLAERKGEFDQVYACGPEPMLRAALRVMNYRNIQISAERYMKCGIGVCGSCNLGKYLVCRDGPVFDGFQLKGLL, from the coding sequence ATGTACAGGGTGGTAACCATTGAGGAAACCTGGGACGTGGCAAAGGACGTGAGGGCCTTCAGATTCGATGATAGCATTGAGTTCACGCCTGGACAGTTTATTATGGCGTGGCTTCCAGGGGTGGGGGAAAAGCCCTTCAGCCTGGCGTGGAAGGACATGATAGTCGTGAAGCGCGTGGGGCCTTTCACAACGGAACTCTTCAAGCTTAAAGAGGGCGACAGGCTGTGGGTCAGAGGGCCATACGGCCACGGGTTCACGAGGAAAGGGAAGAGGATTGCACTGGTGGGCGGAGGCATAGGGATTCCACCGCTATACGCTTTTGCAAGGAAGAACCGGGGGGAATTCGAGCATGTAACCCTGATCTACGGCGCCCGCTCAGAGGACGAGCTTTCCCTGATGGACATCGAGAACTACGTGGACGAAGTGGTAATCACGACCGATGACGGCTCGGCCGGAAGAAAGGGCTTTCCCACGGAGGTTCTCGCCGAGAGAAAGGGAGAGTTTGACCAAGTCTACGCCTGCGGCCCGGAGCCGATGCTGAGGGCAGCACTCAGGGTCATGAACTACAGGAACATCCAGATTTCCGCGGAGAGATACATGAAATGCGGAATAGGCGTCTGCGGTTCCTGCAACCTCGGAAAGTACCTCGTCTGCCGCGACGGGCCCGTTTTCGATGGTTTCCAGCTGAAGGGACTGCTCTGA
- a CDS encoding radical SAM protein, translating into MKKMSWEEFARSMGVEPQILENKEARLLKQFVMDLKFPTHCQGCQGLDLSNPNPVHHPSYELTPACNHDCIFCYSNVAVKLGKAPKPGYYGWENPYAITVSQYGEPLISPRIVEVNRMLRERFPNARLDLQTNGSLLTEELWAKLDFDLVMISLDAASREKHLKITNADTFEAVVNALRIVGRDKSVRSVVRTIFMPGINDEDIPKIAELAASLGIDEMMLQPLTIHELNVERLKKAGLDFERAESIREFLKAAMGAKKYIDVRISGCQLAIYRTMDPLTLFSAKRVAREVAPVVKRERLLK; encoded by the coding sequence ATGAAGAAGATGAGCTGGGAAGAGTTCGCGAGGAGCATGGGGGTCGAGCCCCAGATACTCGAGAACAAAGAGGCGAGACTCCTAAAGCAGTTCGTGATGGATTTAAAGTTTCCCACTCACTGTCAGGGTTGCCAGGGGCTTGATCTGAGCAACCCGAACCCGGTTCACCACCCTAGCTACGAGTTGACCCCAGCCTGCAACCACGACTGCATCTTCTGCTACTCAAACGTCGCGGTGAAGCTCGGAAAGGCGCCGAAGCCCGGCTACTACGGCTGGGAAAACCCCTACGCGATAACCGTCTCCCAGTATGGAGAACCGCTGATAAGCCCGCGCATAGTCGAAGTTAACAGAATGCTCCGCGAGAGGTTTCCGAATGCGAGGTTAGATCTCCAGACCAACGGCTCTCTCCTGACCGAGGAGCTTTGGGCGAAGCTCGACTTCGATCTCGTCATGATAAGCCTCGACGCCGCGAGCAGGGAGAAGCACCTCAAGATAACCAACGCCGACACCTTTGAGGCCGTCGTCAACGCCCTCAGGATCGTTGGAAGGGACAAGTCCGTCCGCTCAGTAGTGAGGACAATCTTCATGCCGGGCATAAACGACGAGGACATACCAAAGATAGCCGAGCTGGCAGCTTCCCTGGGAATAGACGAGATGATGCTCCAGCCACTGACTATCCACGAGCTGAACGTCGAGAGGCTGAAGAAAGCCGGTCTTGACTTCGAGAGGGCAGAGAGCATAAGGGAGTTCCTCAAGGCGGCTATGGGGGCCAAGAAGTACATAGATGTGAGGATAAGCGGCTGTCAGCTTGCGATATACCGGACGATGGATCCATTGACTCTCTTCAGCGCGAAGAGAGTCGCTAGAGAAGTGGCACCAGTCGTTAAGAGGGAGAGGCTCCTTAAATAA
- a CDS encoding ABC transporter permease subunit, whose product MSDYFNALLIPFLALTIGNIAVYAFHVRNFVKKEVKEDYFFADVLKGLPERKILRKLLRTVTPSFLTYTSYNFLNLMINGMALEKLFDVPGIGFVLTKAIDRFYVFTGDGWAPTFYFNPYLVFFVAFIMTLLYFLNSTIMEALYLRLDPRREVYGED is encoded by the coding sequence ATAAGCGACTATTTTAATGCTCTATTAATCCCCTTCCTCGCCCTAACAATCGGCAACATAGCGGTCTACGCGTTCCACGTGAGGAACTTTGTGAAGAAAGAAGTCAAGGAGGACTACTTTTTTGCCGATGTCCTTAAGGGTCTTCCCGAGAGGAAGATCCTCCGAAAGCTTTTGAGAACGGTCACGCCTTCCTTCTTAACCTACACGAGCTACAACTTCCTTAACCTCATGATAAACGGAATGGCCCTAGAAAAGCTTTTTGACGTTCCTGGCATTGGATTCGTTCTGACAAAGGCCATAGATAGGTTCTACGTCTTTACTGGTGATGGGTGGGCGCCAACGTTCTACTTCAACCCCTACCTCGTTTTCTTTGTGGCCTTTATCATGACACTCCTCTACTTCCTGAACTCCACGATAATGGAAGCTCTGTACCTTCGTCTGGACCCCAGGAGGGAAGTGTATGGCGAGGATTAG
- the mfnA gene encoding tyrosine decarboxylase MfnA, whose amino-acid sequence MFPERGASEEEVLRELEEKTREDLTFDSGKILGSMCTYPHPFAVRVVMRYIDRNLGDPGLHVGSQKIEREAINMLANLLGLESGYGHIVSGGTEANILAVRAMRNLAGVEKPELILPESAHFSFIKAAEMLGVKLVWAGLNDDYTVNVKDVEEKITDNTIGIVGIAGTTGLGVVDDIPALSDLALDYGLPLHVDAAFGGFVIPFAKALGYEIPDFDFRLKGVKSITIDPHKMGMVPIPAGGIIFREKKFLESISVLAPYLAGGKIWQATITGTRPGAHALAVWAMIKHLGFEGYKAIVKEKMELTRWFAGELKKIPGIYLIREPVLNIVSFGSEKLEELEEELKARGWGISAHRGYIRIVIMPHVKREHLEEFLRDLREATVHSIKL is encoded by the coding sequence ATGTTTCCAGAGAGAGGGGCCAGCGAGGAAGAAGTCCTGCGGGAGCTTGAAGAGAAGACGAGGGAAGACCTTACCTTTGATTCAGGTAAGATACTGGGTTCTATGTGCACTTACCCTCATCCCTTTGCAGTGAGAGTCGTTATGAGGTACATAGACAGGAATCTGGGCGACCCCGGCCTCCACGTCGGGAGCCAGAAGATCGAGAGAGAGGCCATAAACATGCTAGCCAACCTTCTCGGACTGGAGAGTGGCTATGGCCACATCGTCTCGGGAGGAACGGAGGCGAACATCCTGGCGGTAAGGGCGATGAGGAACCTTGCAGGGGTTGAAAAGCCCGAGCTGATCCTCCCCGAGAGCGCCCACTTTTCCTTCATAAAGGCCGCCGAGATGCTAGGAGTGAAGCTCGTATGGGCGGGGCTGAACGACGACTACACAGTTAACGTGAAAGACGTGGAGGAGAAGATAACCGACAACACAATAGGAATCGTTGGAATAGCTGGAACGACCGGCCTGGGTGTCGTTGACGACATCCCGGCCCTGAGCGACCTCGCTCTCGATTACGGCCTCCCCCTCCACGTTGATGCGGCCTTCGGGGGCTTCGTGATACCCTTTGCCAAGGCCCTCGGCTACGAGATTCCCGACTTCGACTTCAGGCTCAAGGGGGTGAAGAGCATAACCATAGACCCACATAAAATGGGAATGGTGCCCATTCCGGCCGGGGGAATAATATTCAGGGAAAAGAAGTTTCTGGAGAGCATAAGCGTTCTGGCTCCGTATTTAGCAGGGGGCAAGATCTGGCAGGCGACGATAACTGGAACGAGGCCCGGAGCGCATGCCCTGGCAGTATGGGCAATGATAAAGCACCTCGGCTTCGAAGGGTATAAAGCAATCGTAAAGGAGAAGATGGAGCTGACGAGGTGGTTCGCTGGAGAGCTGAAGAAGATTCCGGGGATTTACCTCATCAGGGAGCCTGTTCTGAACATCGTCTCCTTTGGCTCGGAGAAACTGGAAGAGCTTGAAGAGGAGCTTAAGGCGAGGGGCTGGGGGATAAGCGCACACAGAGGATACATAAGGATAGTCATCATGCCCCACGTGAAGAGGGAGCACCTTGAGGAGTTTCTGAGGGATTTGAGGGAGGCAACGGTTCATTCTATCAAGCTATGA
- a CDS encoding TIGR00304 family membrane protein, with protein MRGEELVLAGIALIFLGFILVFIGTLLSAFSNEADVESGGVIMIGPIPIVFGTGRGVTLAMVLAVILMVLWIVGALLARRG; from the coding sequence ATGAGAGGAGAAGAACTGGTGCTGGCAGGGATAGCCCTAATATTTCTAGGGTTCATCCTAGTGTTCATTGGAACGCTACTCTCAGCCTTCAGCAACGAAGCGGACGTTGAAAGCGGAGGAGTCATAATGATAGGCCCCATCCCAATAGTATTCGGGACGGGGAGGGGCGTCACTCTAGCCATGGTTCTGGCGGTAATCCTAATGGTTCTTTGGATAGTAGGTGCCCTTCTCGCCAGGAGGGGATGA